ACCAAGAGAGGTTTTAAGCGGTCTTGATTCAATTTTACTTAAATCAATATCCCGCCAAGCAAAAGTCGATAATACTTTATGTAACGCACCCGGCATATTATTAGGTAGAATGACAGAAATAGATGTTTTTTCTTCTTCTTTTGGTAATAAAATCGATACTGGCTTACGACTTAAAACAAAAAATCTTGTTTGATTAAGTTCTAAGTCTTGCGCATCTTCTTTGACGATTTCAAGTCCATACTCATCAGCTGCCATCCGAGGTGCAATAGCTGCGACAAGTTCGCTAGGATTATTGCTAACCCATTTCGCGGCATAAGCAGTAGAAGGTGTTACTTCCCGCTCTACTCCATATAATTCAGCCTGTAAAAAAGTATGACATTGCGCTAAAGCTTGTGGATGCGACATCACTTTTTGGACAGATCTCCAAGAATAAGCATGTGCTGGGTGAATCATTAAATGCTGCGCAATTGGTAACACGATTTCCGCCACAACAGGAACACTTGAAAAATGAAATAAGTAATCCAGCGTGATATTCACACTTCCCTCAATCGTATTTTCAATCGGAACTACTGCCACTTCTACTTCTTCTTTTTCAATGGACATAATACAATCTGGAATGGTACTTTTCGCAATCATATCTTCTTTTGGAAAAGCCTTTGAGGCTGCTGCATGTGTGAAAGAGGCTGCTGGGCCTAAATAAGCAATTTTCATTTTCAACTCTCCTTTTTAATGTAGCTAGGAAAAAAGCGTGCACCAAATGAATGGTGCAGCACTTTGTTTACTCCATAAATTCAAATTCATAATCAAGCAGACGTACAATATCCCCGTCTTTAGCGCCGCGTTTCCGAAGTGCTTCATCTACACCCATTGCACGAAGTTGACGCGCAAAACGGCTAATAGAAGCATCTCTTTCAAAGTTCGTCATCGTGAATAAGCGTTCGATTTTCGTTCCACTTAACACAAATGTACCATCTGGTTCTCTTGTAATTTCGAAGTCAGGTTCTTCTGCAACATATTTATAAAGAACTGTATCTTCATCTTCTTGTTCCAAAATTTCGTTAAGTGGAAATTCTGGTGTTGTTTCTAATTTATCAGCAATAGCAAGAAGTAATTCACGAAGTCCCGTTTTTGTTACAGCTGAAATTGGGAATACTGGAATCTCTTCTTCTATTTTAGTTTTAAATTCTTTTAAATTTTCTTCCGCATCTGGCATATCCATTTTGTTAGCAACAATGATTTGCGGGCGTTCCATTAATCGCAAATTATATTGTTCTAGTTCATTATTAATTGCCACGTAATCATCAAACGGTACACGTCCTTCTGAACCAGACATGTCAATTACATGGACAATAACACGTGTTCTTTCAATATGGCGCAAGAATTGATGGCCTAAACCGACACCTTGACTTGCCCCTTCAATTAGTCCTGGTAAATCCGCCATAACAAAACTACGACCATCACCAGCATCCACCATTCCTAAATTGGGAACAATCGTTGTAAAGTGATACGCTGCAATTTTAGGTCTTGCTGCTGATACAACAGATAATAAGGTTGATTTACCAACACTCGGGAAGCCAACTAAGCCAACATCTGCTAGTACTTTAAGTTCTAATTGCACATTTCTTTCTTGACCTGGCTCTCCGTTTTCGGATAGTTCAGGAGCTGGGTTTGCAGGTGTAGCAAAGCGTTTATTTCCTCGTCCGCCACGACCTGCTTTCGCGATAACTGCTCGCTGACCATGAGCAACTAAATCGGCAATAATTTCGCCCGTATCTATATCTTTTACAATCGTTCCTTGTGGTACCTTCACGACTAAATCTTGCGCACCTCGACCATGCATACTTTTGCTCATGCCATGTTCACCGTGTTCCGCTTTAAAAATTCGTTTAAAACGAAAATCTACTAATGTCCGCAAACCTTCATCAACGACAAAAACAACATCTGCCCCTTTACCTCCATCGCCTCCAGCAGGACCACCGTTTGGTACAAATTTTTCGCGACGGAATGCCACCATACCGTCCCCACCATTTCCAGCTTTTACATAAATCTTAACCTGATCTACAAACATAATTTTATATTCTCCCGTTCCTTAAAAGTCTTATCTTTCATTATAACGAATAAACTATACATCTGTCACTATATTTATTTTTATTTTTGCGAAACACATAAAAAAGTGCCCCAAATGAGACTATTCATTCGGGACACTTTTACTAGATTATTTGAAAGCTTGTGCTGCTTTAACAGCTTTATGCCAACCTTCATATAGTCCTTCTCGTTCTTCTTCTTTCATTTCTACTTCAAAACGATTATCTAGCTTCCAATGTTTTTTAATTTCATTTTTATCTTTCCAAACACCTACTGCAAGCCCAGCTAAGAATGCTGCTCCAAGTACCGTAGTTTCTTTATTTTCTGGGCGCTCAACTGGAACACCTAAAATATCTGATTGGAATTGCATTAAGAAATTGTTCGCTGATGCTCCGCCGTCAACCCGTAATGTTTTCAACTTAATACCGGAATCTTGTTCCATTGCATAAAGCACGTCTCTCGTTTGATAAGCAAGTGATTCTAATGTCGCACGAATGAATTGTTCTTTTTCCGTACCACGAGTTAAACCAAATACCGCACCGCGAACATCAGAATCCCAGTAAGGTGCGCCGAGACCAACAAATGCTGGTACAACATAAACGCCGTCAGTAGACTCAATACGACTAGCATAGTTCTCAGAGTCGCCTGATTGACGAACCATTCGTAAACCATCACGTAACCACTGAATTGCAGAACCAGCAACAAAAATACTACCTTCTAACGCATATTCTACTTTACCATCAATTCCCCATGCCAGGGTTGTAAGTAGACCATTTTCAGAACGCACCGCTTTTTCTCCTGTATTCATTAATAAGAAACAACCAGTTCCATAAGTATTTTTCGCCATTCCTTTTTCAAAACAGCCTTGACCGAATAAGGCAGCTTGTTGGTCACCGGCAATACCCGCAACCGGAACTTCTTCTCCAAAGAAATGGTAAGGAACTGTATTTGCGTATACTTCTGACGATGGACGAACTTCTGGTAACATTGCTCTCGGGATATTTAGCATTTTCAGAAGCTCATCATCCCATTCTAAATCGTAAATATTATAAAGTAGTGTACGAGAAGCGTTGGAATAGTCTGTAATATGAGCACGACCACCAGTTAATTTCCAAACTAGCCAAGTATCAATCGTTCCGAAAAGTAATTCGCCTTTTTCCGCACGTTCTTGAGCTCCGTCTACATGATCCAAAATCCACCGCGCTTTTGTTCCGGCAAAGTAAGGGTCAATTAAAAGACCTGTTTTAGAACGAATTGTATCTTCATAACCGTCTTTACGAAGCTGTTTACAAATATCTTCTGTTTGACGAGATTGCCAGACAATTGCATTATAAATCGGATTACCACTTTCTTTATCCCAAATAACAGTTGTTTCACGTTGGTTGGTGATACCAATACCTGCAATTTCTTTAGAAGAAATGTTTGTTTTTAATAACACACCAGCAATAACTGCTAGAATGGAAGCCCAAATTTCATTGGCACTATGTTCTACCCAACCTGGTTTAGGAAAAATTTGATCAAACTCTTCTTGTGCAACGCCAATTACTTCTCCTTCTTCATCAATAATCATCGCTCTTGAGCTTGTTGTTCCTTGATCGAGTGCCAAAATGTATTTCTTTTCCATGTAAAATTCCTCCTCTAGTTTTAAGTACAACGAAAGCCCTGCGACTTTCGTTTTTAGCTAGTAATGATTCTAGCTTATGCTAAATCTTTTTTCTTGTCGAGTTGTGCGGTTAAAATAAGGATTAAAATAAATAATACAGCGAATACCCATAACCACATTCCATATTCACCATTTACAATTGCATTATACCCTAAAGCACCTAATGCTCCTCCCATGATTGGTCCTAGAACCGGAACCCATGAGTAACCCCAATCTGACCCACCTTTACCTGAAATTGGCCAAACAAAATGCGCAATTCTTGGTCCAAGGTCACGAGCTGGGTTAATTGCATAACCAGTTGTTCCACCGAGTGACATACCAATTGCAATGATTAACGCACCAACAACAAGCGGATTTAAACCATCTGAGAAAGAATTTGCTCCTAATGATAACAAACCAAAAACTAAGACAAAAGTGCCTAATGCTTCACCAAAAAAGTTAGATGTAAAGTGGCGAATCGCCGGTGCCGTTGCAAAAACCCCTAATTTAGTAGGTTTGTCCTCCGTTTGTTTCCAATGTGGATAATAGTGTAACCATACAAGTGTTGCCCCAATAAATGCCCCAATGAACTGAGCTACAATATACGGCAAGACATAATCCCATGGGAATACACCTGCAAGCGCCATACCGACTGTTACAGCAGGATTAAGATGTGCCATACTCATATATCCAGAAACATAGACTCCCATTGTCACACCGAGCCCCCAAGCTAAAGTAACAACGACCCAGCCAGCATTTTCTGCTTTGGATTTTTTCAGTGATACCCCGGCTACAACACCCGCACCTAATATAATTAGGATTGCTGTACCAATTAATTCACCTAAAAACTGTGTTGCTAAACTTGTGTCAATCATTTTTTCCAACTCCTTCTTCTTGCTTATTTGTAGCACCGGAATTTTCCTTTACTAGTCCCCTTACATTCCGATTATCAATTAACTTCAAAAAAAGAATGACAATCAAAACTTAGGCAAACTAGTGCCTTGCATCGTTTCGATTGTCATCTCTTCTCCTGACATGTTAATTAACTTGAGTCTATTTAACCATACCAAGAAAACGCTGTCAATCAAACGACTTGTCCCATTTTTCACAATGTATGTATCTTTATCTGCCTCTTTACTTCTACCCCAATTTAAAAGTTTTCTAACCCCGATTATAAGAATTTTTTTCACAAAGAAAGGCAAATAAAAAAACCGCCACAAGTGACGGTTTTAATTTATCTTATTAAGCTTCTTGTACTTCAGGATAAACGCTAACTTTTTTCTTGTCGCGTCCCATACGTTCAAAACGTACAACGCCATCCGTTTTAGCAAATAAAGTATCATCGCCGCCACGTCCTACGTTAGTTCCTGGATAGATTTTAGTACCACGTTGACGGTAAAGGATAGATCCACCAGTAACAAATTGTCCGTCCGCACGTTTTGCACCTAATCGTTTTGATTCAGAGTCACGTCCGTTAGAAGTCGAACCGCCACCCTTTTTGTGCGCAAAATGTTGAATATCAAATTTTAACATGAAATTCCACCTCCTATTTGGAGTTAATTTTTATATGATCAGGATAGCTGTACGCTAATGACCTTAGTTGATTTTCCATCCCTGTAAGCAAGATTTGAACCACTTCGTCTCCAACAAATTCAGCAGGTACAGAATAATAAAGGTAACCCTCTGCTTCTTCTATCTCAGGTTCAAAGTCACGCACTTCCGAAATAGCATTCACCATTCCAAAAGCAATCGACGAAGCACCTGCACAAACTAAATCACTGCCGCGTTCGGCAAAATCAGCATGTCCACTCATTGTAAAAGAAATTATTTGATTTTTTTCTCGCAAAACATCGACTTGAATCATTTGTTTCGTCCTTTCAAATTAAGCATTGATTGCATCAATAGTTAATTTTGTGTAAGGTTGACGATGACCTTGTTTTTTGTGGTAGTTCTTTTTCGGTTTATATTTATAAACTGTCAATTTCTTCGCACGGCCTTGTTTTTCAACTTTAGCTGTTACAGTTGCTCCGTCCACGAATGGAACGCCAACTTTAGCGGAATCTCCGCCTACGAATAGAACTTTGTCAAAAGTAACAACATCACCAACTTCACCTGCTAATTTCTCAACATAGATTTCTTGGCCTGCTTCTACTTTGATTTGTTTCCCACCTGTTTCAATAATTGCGTACATACTTGCACCTCCTCATATACTAAGACTCGCCATCACAGGGGACTTACACAAGGTAAATACTTAACCCAGCTCTGTGCGGTTGTAGCTTGGTGCGCTACAAACATAACAGTAAAATGATAGCATAAAGAAGCCACTACTGTCAATCAATTATTAATTTTGCTTCTCTACACGTAAAATTTGATAGAACGGTATTCGTTCATCTGCTACTTCCCAATCAACCGGTGCATCATTTAAGGTGTTTAAATCCAGAAAAGTATCTAATACATCTTCTGTTGTAATGATCTGGATACTTTCTGGCTCCCCTTGCATAATCCCTGAAAGTTCTCTTTCTAATTGGTATGCAAGTGTCTCTTTAGATGCTACATGACCTGTTCCGTAGCAAGTCGGACAAGGAATCGTTGTAGCTTCTAGAAATGACTGTTGTTTCTTTCGTCTGGTTAGCTGAAGAAGCCCTGACTGCGAAAGCGCCGCAATTTGGGTTGTAATATATTCTTCTCGTGTTTGCCGTTCTAACACCTCATAGAGTTCTGTGTAGCCACTTTCCGACATCCCGCCGATAAAATCTACTAAAATCATGCCACTCATATTTCGAAGGCGAATTTGTTTAAGTATTTCTGGAACCGCTTTTTGATTAATAAGCTCTACTGTTTTTTCTTTTTCTGTAGAACCTTTATAGCGACCAGAGTTAACATCTATCACCCACATCGCCTCTGTTTTCTCAATAAATAAAGAAGAACCATTCGAAAGATGAACTACAGGACGACTTAGGCGATCAATTTGTTTTTTTATACTTAAATCGGCAAATAAGTCTGCACTTTTCGTTAGAGTTACTTGATCTGACCAATTCGACTCAAGCACTCTCGCAAAATCAAAATCATCCGTAATTATTTCATCTGGTTCATAACGTTGAATAAATTGTTTAGTACTAGCAAACACCCCATAAGCCGCAGATAAAAGCAGCCCTGGTTTTTTTCGTTTATTACTTTTTAGAATTACTTGCTCGTACTCTTCTCTAGCTTCATTTAGTGCTGTTTCCAATTGTTCTTTCGTGGCTTTTTCAGCACTAGAGCGGATTATCACAGCTTCATTTTTCCCTAAAAGCAATTCGATTGTTTTTTTCAAGGGCTCTTTATCCATAATTCTTTTTGAAATAGAGATATATTCTTTTCCATATAAATAAACAAGTAAATCTCCTGGAAATGTTAGTTCAGCGGTTAAAAGCGGAAGTTTAGTCACACTGCCTTCGCGGATAATTTGAACGGGCAGTTTGGCTCCTTGTGTTTTCTCATAAAAATCTGGAATATCTTTCAAATGGATAAAACCTTTATTTTGATTGCCTAAGTCAACAAAAGCCGCATTTATTTTCCGGTCAATTTTTTGAATAAAACCATAAAAAATATCACCCACTTGGATTTTATTAGATGGCCTAATAACTTCCATATCAATCATTTGCTCATCTTCAAGAACTGCTATTCTTTTTTCTATATAAGCTGCACTAATTACTACTTTTTTCATTTTATCACCTTTTATAAAGACCCTTCATCCAAAGACAAAGGGTCCTAATTTTTTATTTACCGCCAAAAAGTTGTTTTAGGCGTGCGAAAAATCCTGGCTTCTTCGCTTCGATAGACATTAACGGAATCGATTCACCGAGAATGCGTCGAGCGATATTTCGATAACCTTGAGATGCACGGTTATTCGGTAACATCGCAACCGGATCCCCGCTGTTAGATGAGCGAATAACTTCATCATCATCAATAATAATTCCGAGCAATTCAATGGATAAATGTGTGGTAATCTCATCAATATCCATCACATCGCCATTTACCATCATTTGCGTACGAATACGATTAATAATAAGTTTTGGTGGTTCGATAGCTTCTTTTTCAAGTAATCCAATAATTCGATCCGCATCACGCACAGCGGAAATTTCCGGAGTAGTAACAACAATAGCTTTATCAGCTCCAGCAACCGCATTTTTATATCCAGTTTCAATTCCTGCTGGACAATCGATTAGAATAAAATCATAATCTGGACGTAATTGGTTAATTAAGTCTATCATTTGTTCTGCCGAAACCGCATTTTTATCTGTTGTTTGTGCTGCAGGTAGCAAGAAAAGTAAATCATCAAAGCGTTTATCTTTTATCATTGCTTGATGGATTTTACAGCGTCCTTCCACTACATCAACTAAGTCATATATAATTCGATTTTCAAGACCTAAAACAACATCTAAATTGCGAAGGCCGATATCCATATCAATTAAGCACACTTTCTTACCTTGAAGAGCAAGTGCCGTTCCCAAGTTAGCAGTTGAAGTAGTTTTTCCTACTCCACCTTTCCCAGAAGTAATGACTATAGCTTCTCCCATGTTTAACGCCCTCCTTGAAAATTAGAAATTTCGGGTCTAATTTTTCTTATCTTATGTATCTCGTCAATGACAATTTCTCCAGTATCAGCAACAAACGCAGAAAATAAATCTGTATCTAAAACTTCTTTATATTCTTCATTATCAAAACCATAAACTTTACCAGCAATTCTAACTTGTGATGGATAAAGAAATTTCCCAGCTACAACTGCACTTTCATTTCCTTCAAACCCAGCATGAATAATCCCCTTAATATTACCGAGCACAAAAACATTGCCATTGGAGCGGATTTGTCCACCTGGATTCACATCACCAATCAATAAAAAATCGCCAGGGACTTGAACGACTTGCCCAGAACGAATAATGGTCGCCATAGAAAAAATTTGGTCACGCTCTTTCCATTTTCTGGCGTCATCTTTGGACATCACATTACTATAAAATGCACTAATTTTCATTTGACTGTTATTATGAATAATAGTAGATATTTCAAGTTCTTCTTCCTCTGAGAACAGACGGTTACCAATTTGAACTTGTACCTCTAACTTTTCACCAGAGTATGGGTTTTGTTTTTTATCAGCTAGTAATTGCGACAATTCTTGTTGTAACTCAAGGAAACTAGCCTTATCACTAAGAAAAATACTAATGCCATCTTTTGTGCCTTTAATTTGAACATTCTTCTTCATATACGATTTCACCCCGCAACATTTATACTCTAGTCTTTAGTATACACTAACTCAAATTAAATGATAATAAAAATATACTTTTTCTGAAAAAAACAGCTTGAATCGCAAACTGTGAAAGCCTTACACAGTCATACTTTTTCAAGTAATTGCGAATTCAAACTGTTAATATGACGATAATTACTCTGATTTAACCAATCGATTCAAAAATAGTCGGAATGGATAAAAAACAACTAAAAAGAATGCAAAATTAAATAAAATGGTCGTCCATAAACGTTGATCAATAAAAACCGGAATACTCATCGTTGTTGAACCAATTAAATAATAAAATGCATAAACCAAGCTTTCGGTAAGAATAACGTTAAAAATAGCTATTAAACCAACAAGGAAAACATTATTTTGCAGCACTTTCATAAATTTATCTGTAATATATACAGTAAAAGGAAAAATAGCAAAATAAATCCCCATAACACCAGTATAATAAATATCAAATAACAGTCCTAAGATAAAAGCATATACTAAAGTAGTATTACGCTTATAAAAACATGTCATTATCGTCAACATTACCAGTAAAAAATGTGGAATAAACAGATGCTTATCATTAAAAAGGCCATTAGCAAATTGAAGACTAAAGACGCCCTCTAAAATAAAGGCGCCGACCATGATTGCGGGGAGAGCAATGTTTTTCTTTAAATTCATATAATTACTCTCCTCCAGTCGTGTCCGAGCTAGTTGAGTCATCCGCTGAAGTCCCTGTTTCTGCTGAACGTTTCAAAACAGTAACATGATTTAAATCGTAAATATCAGCACCTGGTTTAATATAAGCTGTTTGAGATAATCCCATTTTATCGGTTTCCACTTTTTCAATTGTTCCAATGAAAATACCAGCTGGGAATTTACCTCCAAGTCCAGAAGTAACTACCTTCTGTCCTTTTTTAAACTTCATATCATACGGTAATTGTTTTAATTCAAGCAACTTCGTATCACTGTCGTAACCATTGATAATTCCGTAGGCGTTTTCTGTACCTTGTACTTTTGCAGAAACACGGTTTTTCACGTCGGATGAAGTTAATAATTCAACCGTAGCCGATTTAGCTCCTGTAGTTGTTACTTTACCAATAAGTCCACTTGGTGTAGTAACTGCCATATCTGGTTTCACTCCGTCGCTAGAACCTTTGTCAATTTCCACTTGGTCATTCCAATTTGTTGGATTTCTAGAAATAACAGAAGCATTGACTGGATCATAATCACGAATACTATCAGCAATATCAAGATTTTCTTTTAAGTCTTTATTTTCTTTTTTTAAGTCTGCAACTTCACTTTCAAGTTGTGCCAATTCTTCTAAACGTTCTTTCAGATGTTGATTTTCAGTGTAGGTATTTTTCAAGTCTGTAACTCCACCAAAAACACCTGAAACAAATGAAGTAGGCTTAGCTACAATATTTTCACCAAATCCAACAACATCTTTCACAAATTGTTCTGGCCACGAAGCATTCTCACGATCACGTAAAGAAAAACCAACTAAAGCGACAAGAACAATAATAGATATTAACAAGATAATCAAACGTTTATTTAGAAAAAATTGTGGCATAACGACACCTCATCTCGTTAGTACTCTTTTTTCGTTTTTTGGAAACTAATTCATCTTGTTATATGACATAAATGAGTGTGTCCATTTAGTTCATTTTTTTACGTTTATACATGTCCATATTTTCTAAAGCTTTACCAGTACCAATTGCTACACAATCAAGTGGTTCGTCAGCAATAATGACTGGCATTTTAGTTTCTTCAGAAATAACTGTATCCAAATTACGTAATAATGCTCCACCACCAGTAAGTACAATCCCTTTATCCATAATATCTGCGGAAAGTTCAGGCGGTGTATTTTCAAGTGTTCCTTTAACAGCATCAATAATTGCTGCCACAGTGTCAGCTAGAGCTTCACTAATCTCTTCAGGAGTAACTTCAATTGTTTTTGGTAATCCAGTTACTAAGTCACGACCACGGATGCTAAATGGAGATAAGTCTAATCCCTTTGGACTAGCAGAACCAATTTCCATTTTGATAGCTTCAGCAGTACGGTCTCCGATTAACAGATTATACTTTTTGCGAATATAATTAATGATAACTTCATCTAAATCGTCGCCAGCAGTTCTTACAGAGCGGCTAGTTACAATTCCACCTAGAGAAATTACAGCAACTTCTGTCGTTCCTCCACCGATATCAACAACCATACTTCCTGTGGGTTCTCCAACTGGAAGACCTGCGCCAATAGCTGCTGCAAAAGGTTCTTCAATTGTGAAAGCATCTTTTGCTCCGGCTTGACGAGTGGCATCAATTACGGCACGTTTTTCTACACCTGTAATTCCTGAAGGTACACATATCATCACACGCGGTTTGCTAGCATTAACACTTTTACCAGCTTTTTGTATGTAATACTTCATCATTGCTGCTGTTGTATCATAATCAGCAATAACCCCATCTTTCATCGGGCGAATTGCAACAATATTCCCTGGAGTTCTTCCAATCATATTCTTTGCATCACTACCAACGGCAACAATTTCTTGTGTGTCTTTTTTCATTGCAACAACAGAAGGCTCACGAAGGACAATACCTTTTCCCTTCATATAGACAAGCGTGTTCGCAGTTCCTAAGTCAATTCCAATATCTTTATTACCAAATCCAAACATCTGTATTCTCCTTTTCCTTCGTAATATTCTACAGGATACATTAAGTTTCCTTATTCATCCATTAAATTAATGTTACCTTATCCCTTTGTGTTAATATTTCTATCTAACACATAAACAACCATCTTATTATAACATAACTAAGACTATCAGACATTAATTTTTCATTAGAAGGAAAAAATTTTAACTTTTCTTTAAAAACCAGCTTGTAGTTCTATATTTTTACTATTATACGTGGAATAAAACAAGCATTATTTTTTATATTCTACTTTACATGGAATTATTGGGAACAAAAACATCCCTAATATAACTATATAAACATAAATATTCTATATATATCTTCCATCTGCTAAGCATGTTTAGTCCCCTACTGTTATTTATTGATACTCACTTTAGGATCGTAAAGTATGTCTGTAGATAATTTGTGAACAGTGTTTTTTCAGAAATAACCTTTTTCTTTTAGACTAATGTACTTATTTTTTCCAATAATAATATGGTCTAGTAGTGTAATACCAATAATACTACCCGCTTCCACTAATCGTTTTGTCACAAGTAAGTCTTCACTAGATGGAGTTGGATCCCCAGAAGGATGATTATGAAAGCACATGATAGAAGCAGCAGACTTTCTTAATGCTAACCTAAAAACTTCTCTAGGATGGACAATAGATGCATTTAGTCCCCCAACAAAAATCGTTTGTCTGTAAATGACTTGATTTTTAGTATTTAAAAAAATGCAGTGAAAATGTTCTTGAAAAAGAAAAGCTAATTCCGGCATAACTAATTTCGCTGCATCCCCTGGACATCTAATGACAATTTCTTCACGCTCCGTTACTAAACTAATTCTCTTTCCTAATTCAATAGCGGCCATTATTTTAGAAGCTTTAGCAATACCAATGCCATTAATTAATTGAAACTCTTCCAAAGAAGCATATTGCATTTCAGCTACATGTTTGAATTTCATAATAATACGGTTCGCGATAGTTAAAACAGACTCACTTTTCGTGCCTGTTTCAATGATAATTGCGACTAATTCTGAAGTAGAAAGTGCCTCTATACCATAGTTTTGTAATTTCTCGCGAGGCTTCTCATTTCCTGAAATTTCGTTTGATAACATGAAAGCAACTCCTTATTTCAGCAAAATACTTATGACTATAAAAGATGTAAATATATATGGAACGAATGGCACTTGCTTGTTTTTCTTTATTTTTTTAGCTGCTACTGCTATTAATAAAACAATAGTTCCCGCTAAAATGGCTAAAAAGAAAAGAAAATAACCTGTTTGAAACCCTAAAAATGTGCTTAATATAATAAATAATTTGATATCTCCAAGTCCAATTCCCTTTCGAAATACGAAAAAAAATAGCCCATAAAAAATGATACTCATTATTATTGAATAAACTAAATTTAATAATGGTTGATGGAATAAAAAATAAATAAATAGCATAGTCACACTAAATAAAATAATAATAGAATTAGGAACATGCATATATAAGATATCTGTTATAACAAAAAATGCTAAAAAGTAATAGATAACACTGCTAATGATGAAATTATAAGAGAAAAAATACTCGTGATATAGAAATAGGATATACACTGGTGTAAGTAGCTCTAGCAAAAAACAGCTGAATGGAATAGCAGTTTTACAGCAATTAGCTTTTCCTTTCAAAAGCAAAAATGAATAGATTGGTATTATTTGTTGGAATGGTAATGTTTTTTTACAAAAATTACATTCAGAAAAGCGAAATAAAAAAGGTTTGTTGATAGGTAAACATTCCGCTGCCACTTGTGTAAAAGAAATCAAAATAGAGCTATAAATAACGAGCAAAAAATAAAGCATCTGCCACCTCCTAGTTGGTATAAATAGAATAACAAGAACAAATTATTTTTGCACATATGAAAAAAAGTATTTTCGAGGAGTCAAACCTACAGAAAACACCCATTTTCATTTAAAAGAAAATGGGTGTTTTCAGCTTTAAAAGCCCTCTAAAATACTTTTTTAGCTATTTGTAGATTTTATTTTTTCGATGTATACTCGTTTTACTCTAAAACTATTGACGAAGTACCTCTCGTGAATACCCCCGTACTTCAGCAATAAAATAAAG
The nucleotide sequence above comes from Listeria ivanovii subsp. londoniensis. Encoded proteins:
- the mreD gene encoding rod shape-determining protein MreD, coding for MNLKKNIALPAIMVGAFILEGVFSLQFANGLFNDKHLFIPHFLLVMLTIMTCFYKRNTTLVYAFILGLLFDIYYTGVMGIYFAIFPFTVYITDKFMKVLQNNVFLVGLIAIFNVILTESLVYAFYYLIGSTTMSIPVFIDQRLWTTILFNFAFFLVVFYPFRLFLNRLVKSE
- the minD gene encoding septum site-determining protein MinD, whose translation is MGEAIVITSGKGGVGKTTSTANLGTALALQGKKVCLIDMDIGLRNLDVVLGLENRIIYDLVDVVEGRCKIHQAMIKDKRFDDLLFLLPAAQTTDKNAVSAEQMIDLINQLRPDYDFILIDCPAGIETGYKNAVAGADKAIVVTTPEISAVRDADRIIGLLEKEAIEPPKLIINRIRTQMMVNGDVMDIDEITTHLSIELLGIIIDDDEVIRSSNSGDPVAMLPNNRASQGYRNIARRILGESIPLMSIEAKKPGFFARLKQLFGGK
- a CDS encoding rod shape-determining protein, with protein sequence MFGFGNKDIGIDLGTANTLVYMKGKGIVLREPSVVAMKKDTQEIVAVGSDAKNMIGRTPGNIVAIRPMKDGVIADYDTTAAMMKYYIQKAGKSVNASKPRVMICVPSGITGVEKRAVIDATRQAGAKDAFTIEEPFAAAIGAGLPVGEPTGSMVVDIGGGTTEVAVISLGGIVTSRSVRTAGDDLDEVIINYIRKKYNLLIGDRTAEAIKMEIGSASPKGLDLSPFSIRGRDLVTGLPKTIEVTPEEISEALADTVAAIIDAVKGTLENTPPELSADIMDKGIVLTGGGALLRNLDTVISEETKMPVIIADEPLDCVAIGTGKALENMDMYKRKKMN
- the minC gene encoding septum site-determining protein MinC, producing the protein MKKNVQIKGTKDGISIFLSDKASFLELQQELSQLLADKKQNPYSGEKLEVQVQIGNRLFSEEEELEISTIIHNNSQMKISAFYSNVMSKDDARKWKERDQIFSMATIIRSGQVVQVPGDFLLIGDVNPGGQIRSNGNVFVLGNIKGIIHAGFEGNESAVVAGKFLYPSQVRIAGKVYGFDNEEYKEVLDTDLFSAFVADTGEIVIDEIHKIRKIRPEISNFQGGR
- a CDS encoding Rne/Rng family ribonuclease, which gives rise to MKKVVISAAYIEKRIAVLEDEQMIDMEVIRPSNKIQVGDIFYGFIQKIDRKINAAFVDLGNQNKGFIHLKDIPDFYEKTQGAKLPVQIIREGSVTKLPLLTAELTFPGDLLVYLYGKEYISISKRIMDKEPLKKTIELLLGKNEAVIIRSSAEKATKEQLETALNEAREEYEQVILKSNKRKKPGLLLSAAYGVFASTKQFIQRYEPDEIITDDFDFARVLESNWSDQVTLTKSADLFADLSIKKQIDRLSRPVVHLSNGSSLFIEKTEAMWVIDVNSGRYKGSTEKEKTVELINQKAVPEILKQIRLRNMSGMILVDFIGGMSESGYTELYEVLERQTREEYITTQIAALSQSGLLQLTRRKKQQSFLEATTIPCPTCYGTGHVASKETLAYQLERELSGIMQGEPESIQIITTEDVLDTFLDLNTLNDAPVDWEVADERIPFYQILRVEKQN
- the mreC gene encoding rod shape-determining protein MreC, with the protein product MPQFFLNKRLIILLISIIVLVALVGFSLRDRENASWPEQFVKDVVGFGENIVAKPTSFVSGVFGGVTDLKNTYTENQHLKERLEELAQLESEVADLKKENKDLKENLDIADSIRDYDPVNASVISRNPTNWNDQVEIDKGSSDGVKPDMAVTTPSGLIGKVTTTGAKSATVELLTSSDVKNRVSAKVQGTENAYGIINGYDSDTKLLELKQLPYDMKFKKGQKVVTSGLGGKFPAGIFIGTIEKVETDKMGLSQTAYIKPGADIYDLNHVTVLKRSAETGTSADDSTSSDTTGGE